From Dehalococcoidia bacterium:
CTACTAGAGTCAAGGCAACTGCGAATCTGGCGAACGGTGGCCGGTGCAGTACCAGCGGTGCCGCGCGCGGTAGAGGCGGGCTCGTAGTCGGCGCTGGACGCCGGACCGGCCCCTCGGCCAGTCAGCCAGTCGGCGTGCCAGCCAGAAATGCCTTGCTGAGAAGCCGATAGGCGGGGTCACTCCAGGGCCGGCGCCGCACAGTCCCGCGTATCCTCCGGCGGCCGCAGGCCATCAGAGGTCAGGGCTTGCGGGCCTTGGACCAGTCGAACCGGCGCATGCGGGCAAGGCCTTTCAGGTCCTTCCACACTGTCGAAAGCACCTTCACCCGGCTGTCGGGGTCTTCGACCCAGCGGACGGGGATGAACTTCACACGCCAGCCGCCCTTGGCCGCCATCAGCAGCAGCTCCGTATCCCAGAACCAGCCGGTGTCCAGAGTCAGCGGCAGCAGCTTCTGCGCAGCCTCGCGGCTCATGGCCTTGAACCCGCATTGGGTGTCGCGCAGGCGGGTCCCGAAGAGGGCGTTGATCAGCAGTACGAAACCGCGCGATAGCACCTCGCGCTTCAGGGAGCGCGTCGTTTCGGCCCCTTTGCCCAGGCGGGTGCCCGCGGCGATGTCGTAGCCCTCGTCGACGATAGCGGCGACCAGCCTGGGGAAGGCCCCGAGGTCGGTCGAGAGGTCGACGTCCATGTAGGACACGACGTCGGCCGTCGAGGCCAGCCAGGCGCGCGTCAGCGCTCGCCCCCGCCCTGCCTCGGGGATGTGGTCGGCGTGCACGGAAGGCAGCGAGCTCTCCAGCCGCTTCGCTATCTCGAAGGTGCCGTCCGTGGAGCCGTTGTCGGCGATGACGATCCTCCAGGTGTGGCCGAGGTTGTCGGTCAGGAAGGCGTGCAGCGCCCTCACGGACCGTTCGAGCACATGCGCTTCGTTGAGGACCGGGATGACTACGTCGACTGTTGCCACGCCGCCATTGTAGTGCCCCTACCGCCAGGGTCGCGGGCGGGCTATCAGAACTCCTGGACTATCACCGGCGTGGTCGTCGGCTGCAGGCTGCCCGGCGCCGGCTCGACGCTGATCGCCACCGCAGTGGCATCGTCCAGGCTGGCGCTGAAAGCAAAGGTCCCGCGGTTGCCGAGGAGGCCCAGGCTGACCGGTGCGCCGCTCTTCGGCACCTTCCAGGCCTGATAGGTCTGGTCCGCGCGCAAAGCCGGCATGTTCACCTCGAGCACGGCGACCTGCTCTTCCCGGAGATACACCAGGCGCATCGACATGCCACCCTGGTTGAAGACCCGGACCACTGCCGGCGCCTCCCGCTCACGCAACGAGATGTTCCAGGCGCCAAGCCCGACCGCGATGACCGCGAGGACAGCGGCGAGGGCGTATGCGAAGGCCGGTGAGGCCAGAACGCGCCGCGGGAGAGGCGGCCGCGTGGCATGGCGCCGCAGCGCACGGCCCGCAACCTCGCGGTCGAACGCGTCCAGGAGGCTCGCTTT
This genomic window contains:
- a CDS encoding dolichyl-phosphate beta-glucosyltransferase — protein: MATVDVVIPVLNEAHVLERSVRALHAFLTDNLGHTWRIVIADNGSTDGTFEIAKRLESSLPSVHADHIPEAGRGRALTRAWLASTADVVSYMDVDLSTDLGAFPRLVAAIVDEGYDIAAGTRLGKGAETTRSLKREVLSRGFVLLINALFGTRLRDTQCGFKAMSREAAQKLLPLTLDTGWFWDTELLLMAAKGGWRVKFIPVRWVEDPDSRVKVLSTVWKDLKGLARMRRFDWSKARKP
- a CDS encoding anti-sigma factor is translated as MKIECDQAEELLAAFALERLDREEEEAMTEHLASCRRHDAGLAAFRAVVSALPLSAEELSPPPRLKASLLDAFDREVAGRALRRHATRPPLPRRVLASPAFAYALAAVLAVIAVGLGAWNISLREREAPAVVRVFNQGGMSMRLVYLREEQVAVLEVNMPALRADQTYQAWKVPKSGAPVSLGLLGNRGTFAFSASLDDATAVAISVEPAPGSLQPTTTPVIVQEF